CGGGCCAGCATGGACGTCAGGTGAGACAGGGGCACATGGGGCATATCGGCCAGCAGAATGAGCGCTGCCTCGACGCGGGTGTCCGACAGGTGCCTGATGCCGTGGGCCAGCGATGAGCCTTGCCCCTGATCCGCATGCGGATTGATCTGGGTATCTATGCCGTTGTCGCTGAACAGGGATGCGCGGGCCGGTGCGTGTTCGGGAATGATGGCGAGGGTGGCCGCTGCGTTCAGCGCGGCTGCGAGGCGGGCGCTATGGGCGGCCAGCGGCAGGCCCCCGACCTCATGCAGGAGCTTGTCGTCCGGGCCGAAACGGCGGGAGGCACCGGCTGCGAGGATCAGGACGCCCAGGCGCGCGGGTGTCACGCCGTCAGGTCCTTATAGGCGGAGGCGATCTCCGCCAGGGTGGACACGGCAAGCATCGAGGCGTCGCGGGTGCGCGGGATGAGGCCGATGGGGCCTTGCAGGCGGGCGATCTGATCGCGCCGGGCACCGTTTGCGGTCAGGGCCTCGCAGCGCAGCTGGTGGGTGCGCCGGCTGCCAACGGCCCCGATCCAGAAGGCGGGGCCGTCGAAGGTCTGCAGCAGGAGCGGGATTTCCCAGTCCTGGTCATGGAACAGCAGGGCAAATGCCGTCCACGGATCATCGGTCAGGCCGGGCAGGGATTGCGCCGTGGTGAGGCTGATCGCCGTAAGCCCCTCGGCCCGGGCGCGGGCGAGGGTATGCTCGTCGGGCGACTGAAGGGTGGTGTCAAAGTCACCGGCGGCTGCGAGGCGGGCCAGGGCGATGGCTTCCTCGCCCCGGCCGGCGACGCGCAGGGCCAGCTTCGGGGTCAGGTGCAGGCTCAATTTGTCACCATCCCATGAGGTGGTGCGGTCAGCGGGAACGGGCCCCGCTGTAAACGTGCCGTCGCGGGTTATGGTCAGGCCGGTTTCGGTGCGGGCGGTGAGGGCGTCATGGGTACGGGCCACCGCGTCCGGATCGGTGAGGGGCGCGACCAGCACATCCATCTGCCCGCCGCAGGGCAGGCGGATATCCATGAAGGGCGAGCCTGCGCCATAGACGAGATAGGCGGCCTTGCCGGTTTCGATGGCGGCGAGGGCGTGTCCGATGACATCCGCGTCCACACAGCCATTGGAGACGTAGCCCGCTGCCGTGCCGTCGCGCGTGACGGCCATCATGGCGCCGGGCCAGCGCAGGCCGCCGCCCTGGGTGTGGCTGACCACGGCCAGGGCGCAGGCCTCGCCTGCCGCGAGGCGGGTGCGGGCGAAACCCAGGACGTCTTCGGCGTGGCTGTAACTCGACACGGGGCGGGCGGCCTTTTTGCGGTTGTTCAGGCGCGCGCCAGTGTCCGCGCGCCGAAGACGAGGATCACCACCATCACGGCTTCAACGACAAGCGGCGTGGCGATGCCTTCCGGTGCGCCGGCCATGATAATGCCCAGAACCCGCCCGGTGAGAGCCAGCCCGTAGAGCAGGGCCGCGCCGTAAAGAGCGGAGGGGCGGCCGGCGAAAAGGCCGAGGGCCGTGAAGATGGCGGCGGCCAGGAAGAAGGCGCCGATATCTCCCCGGAAGGTGTTCCATCCCATATCGGTCAGGTCGGTGCCGAATCCAAGGGCAAGCGCAGCCTGCTCGGGCATGAAGAAGGTCTGCACACCCATCAGCAGCGAAAAGAGCAGGGCGAGCGTGACGGTGATACGGGCAATCCAGAGCATGTGTTTCCCCTCGGTCTGGCAATTGTTTGGCGCAGCTTAAGAGTGCCTGTGCCGGTTGGCCATATGGGACCGCAGGCGTGCGGGGGCGAGGGGCGGATCAGCCGCCGGTGGTGTGTTTTGTGCCGGGGCGTCCGAACAGGCTTGCCCGGAGGTCCGCTGCCGTCCGTGCGGATGTGATGTCGCGCATCAGGGCGGGCAGTTCCGAGACCCATACCCTGAGCGGATTGACGCTGTCGAAGTCTCTTACAAGTCCATAGCGGGGCGTATGCTCCTCACGCTGATAGGTGCCGAAGATGCGGTCCCAGATGATCAGGATGCCGCCATAGTTCTTGTCGAGGTAAAGATCGTCGCAGCCGTGATGGACGCGGTGGTTGGACGGGGTGTTGAGGATGCCGTCGAGGGGGCCGAGCCTGCCGACAAGCTCCGTATGGATCCAGGTCTGGTAGGCCTGGACCGTCAGTATGCCGAAAAAGATGACTTCCGCAGGCAGGCCGGTGAGCAGCAGCGGGATGTGGCAGATGAAGCTCCACACGCCCTCGGCCGGGCCGAAGCGCACGCCGGTGACGATGTTCATGTGGCGGGAGGAATGGTGCACGGCGTGCTGTGTCCATAGAAGCCGTACTTCATGGGCGAGCCGGTGTTCCCAGTAATAGGTGAAGTCCGCGAGGACGACACCAAGCACGAGGGTGGCTGCGGATATTGGCAGCGCCCAGGTGATGTATGTTTCGCTGATGACCTCATAGGCGACATAGCCGGTGACCAGCAGGACTGTCTCGACGGCGAGGAAGGGCAGTTGCGTGGAGATGCTGGCCAGCATGTCGAGTAAAGTGCGCCCGGTCATCCGGCGGGTCAGGACGCCCTTGATGATCTCGATGGCGAGGATGGCGGCGCCGAAGATGAAGAACACTTCGTCGACAGATGTGGCGAGACGTTCCACCTGTTCATAGGTCATTGCCGTCTGCATCCCTTGTGGTGCCGAGCCCGTGGGTCAGGGTCCGCCATGCCAGCGCGGCGGCCTGGGCGGGAGTGGTTTCGCCGCTGCGGACGGATTCCCATCCGGCATAAAGAAGGTGGTCGAAGGCCTGGACGATCCATGCGGTGGGGACTGTCGCGGCAAAGGTGCCTTCCTGCCTGGCCGCATCGACAAGGTCGCGGGTCTCGCCTGCCTGGCGTTCGAAGGCGGCGGTGATGGCGGGGTCATCGTCCAGCGGTATATGGGCGAGAAAGCTGTGGCGGTCGCCGAGGGGCACCAGTGCCTCCATGCACCGCTTGAGCGCGTCCGTGTGGCTGGGGGCACCATGGCAGGCGACCTCGGCGGCGTGGTCCATTTCGGCGATGGCCTGGTGCGCCAGCGCGATCAGCAAGTCCTCGCGGCTGGCGAAATGCCGGTGCAGGGTGGCGCGGCCGACGCCGGCGTGCTCGGCAATCTCGCTGAGCGAGGCGCCGGGATTGCGGCTCAGGAGTTCGAAGCCCGCTTCTGCGATGGCCTGCCGGGCGGGAAGCCGTTTGGGTATGGTCATGAGACATATATGTCTCATTTGAGGTATGTTTGTCAACTGTCGACTGTGGCCGGGCAAACCCGATGGTGTCACCTTTTCCCGGCACCGGCGTCCAATAGGGCAAAGGAGACCTGCCATGCCTGGGCCGACTGCCGCACACCCCATCGACTATGCCGCCCTGGATGATGCGGGGCTGGTGGCGCGTGCCGCGCTGCGCGATGCCCGGGCGGTGCGGGAGATCACCACGCGCTACAACCAGCGGCTCTTCCGCACGGCGTGGAGCGTGCTGCGCGACCAGGCGGATGCCGAGGAGGTGGTGCAGGAAGCCTATCTGAAGGCCTTTCGCGGGCTTGATGGATTTGCCGGCCAGTCGAGCCTGTCGACATGGCTGGTGCGGATTGTTCTCAACGCGGCCGTGGACCGGGGCCGCAGGAAGGAGCGCCGGCGCACGGACCTGCTGGAGCAGGACGTGGCGGTGCTCGATGCCTATCGGCGGCGGCATAGCCCGGCCGATGCGACCCCGGAGGATGCGCTGATGCGCAAACAGCTTGCCGACAGCCTGAAGAGCGCCATTGCTCAGCTCGCGGATGACTATAGCAGCGTGGTGGTGCTGCGGGACATCGAGGGCATGAGCGTGCGGGAGACCGCCGAGGTGCTGGGGGTCAGCGAGGACGTGGTGAAGACCCGCTTGTCACGGGCGCGGCGGCAGCTGCGCAGGATTCTGCTGCCGGAGATTGGCGGCCTGTTCCAGGAAACGCTGCCCTTCGCCGGGGCGGATTGCGAGCGCATGACCGCGCGGGTGCTTGCGGCGCTTGAGCTC
The sequence above is drawn from the Pyruvatibacter mobilis genome and encodes:
- a CDS encoding TetR/AcrR family transcriptional regulator, producing MTIPKRLPARQAIAEAGFELLSRNPGASLSEIAEHAGVGRATLHRHFASREDLLIALAHQAIAEMDHAAEVACHGAPSHTDALKRCMEALVPLGDRHSFLAHIPLDDDPAITAAFERQAGETRDLVDAARQEGTFAATVPTAWIVQAFDHLLYAGWESVRSGETTPAQAAALAWRTLTHGLGTTRDADGNDL
- a CDS encoding nucleotidyltransferase family protein encodes the protein MTPARLGVLILAAGASRRFGPDDKLLHEVGGLPLAAHSARLAAALNAAATLAIIPEHAPARASLFSDNGIDTQINPHADQGQGSSLAHGIRHLSDTRVEAALILLADMPHVPLSHLTSMLARLTEGVDAVASTAGATPLPPMLFRRTAFPHLARLEGDQGGKRVFLDLPHTATVPLTPRQAIDIDTRDDMSE
- a CDS encoding RNA polymerase sigma factor, encoding MPGPTAAHPIDYAALDDAGLVARAALRDARAVREITTRYNQRLFRTAWSVLRDQADAEEVVQEAYLKAFRGLDGFAGQSSLSTWLVRIVLNAAVDRGRRKERRRTDLLEQDVAVLDAYRRRHSPADATPEDALMRKQLADSLKSAIAQLADDYSSVVVLRDIEGMSVRETAEVLGVSEDVVKTRLSRARRQLRRILLPEIGGLFQETLPFAGADCERMTARVLAALEL
- a CDS encoding XdhC family protein, translated to MSSYSHAEDVLGFARTRLAAGEACALAVVSHTQGGGLRWPGAMMAVTRDGTAAGYVSNGCVDADVIGHALAAIETGKAAYLVYGAGSPFMDIRLPCGGQMDVLVAPLTDPDAVARTHDALTARTETGLTITRDGTFTAGPVPADRTTSWDGDKLSLHLTPKLALRVAGRGEEAIALARLAAAGDFDTTLQSPDEHTLARARAEGLTAISLTTAQSLPGLTDDPWTAFALLFHDQDWEIPLLLQTFDGPAFWIGAVGSRRTHQLRCEALTANGARRDQIARLQGPIGLIPRTRDASMLAVSTLAEIASAYKDLTA
- a CDS encoding sterol desaturase family protein, whose amino-acid sequence is MTYEQVERLATSVDEVFFIFGAAILAIEIIKGVLTRRMTGRTLLDMLASISTQLPFLAVETVLLVTGYVAYEVISETYITWALPISAATLVLGVVLADFTYYWEHRLAHEVRLLWTQHAVHHSSRHMNIVTGVRFGPAEGVWSFICHIPLLLTGLPAEVIFFGILTVQAYQTWIHTELVGRLGPLDGILNTPSNHRVHHGCDDLYLDKNYGGILIIWDRIFGTYQREEHTPRYGLVRDFDSVNPLRVWVSELPALMRDITSARTAADLRASLFGRPGTKHTTGG